A window from Pseudomonas kribbensis encodes these proteins:
- a CDS encoding DUF3010 family protein: MNICGIEIKGSEAIIAVASLDGSALSHVALNTKKIALDDDDEAANVKLFAAQVASFVRENAIDRIAIKKRSKKGEFAGGPTTFKIEGVFQLLDGCEVTLLSPQTINAQAKKHNFELPGTLNKYQHEAYKAACSALMKK; the protein is encoded by the coding sequence ATGAACATCTGCGGTATCGAAATCAAAGGCAGTGAAGCGATCATCGCCGTGGCGTCCCTCGACGGCTCGGCGCTGAGCCATGTCGCGCTGAACACCAAGAAAATCGCCCTGGACGATGACGACGAGGCGGCCAACGTCAAACTATTTGCCGCGCAGGTCGCGTCGTTCGTGCGCGAGAACGCCATCGATCGAATCGCGATCAAGAAGCGCAGCAAGAAAGGCGAGTTTGCCGGCGGGCCGACCACGTTCAAGATCGAGGGCGTGTTTCAGTTGCTGGACGGTTGCGAGGTGACGCTGCTGTCGCCGCAGACGATCAATGCCCAGGCCAAGAAGCACAATTTCGAGCTGCCGGGCACGCTGAACAAGTATCAGCATGAGGCTTACAAAGCGGCGTGCTCGGCGTTGATGAAGAAGTAA
- a CDS encoding DUF5943 domain-containing protein — MAKIAPQLPIEVDSETGVWTSDALPMLYVPRHFFVNNHMGIEEVLGADAYAEILYKAGYKSAWHWCEKEAECHGLEGVAVFEHYMKRLSQRGWGLFKIQDIDLDKGTASVKLEHSAFVYVYGKVGRKVDYMFTGWFAGAMDQILAARGSKIRTVAEQVYGGSEEGHDDGLFTVKPL; from the coding sequence ATGGCCAAGATCGCCCCGCAATTGCCAATCGAAGTCGACAGCGAGACCGGTGTCTGGACCTCCGACGCCCTGCCGATGCTGTACGTGCCGCGGCATTTCTTCGTCAACAACCACATGGGCATCGAGGAAGTGCTGGGCGCCGATGCCTATGCCGAAATCCTCTACAAGGCCGGCTACAAATCAGCCTGGCACTGGTGTGAAAAAGAAGCCGAATGCCATGGTCTGGAAGGCGTCGCGGTGTTCGAGCACTACATGAAGCGCCTGTCGCAGCGCGGCTGGGGCCTGTTCAAGATCCAGGACATCGACCTCGACAAAGGCACCGCCAGCGTCAAGCTCGAACACTCGGCGTTCGTCTACGTCTACGGCAAGGTCGGGCGCAAGGTCGACTACATGTTCACCGGCTGGTTTGCCGGGGCGATGGATCAGATCCTCGCCGCTCGTGGCAGCAAGATCCGCACCGTGGCCGAGCAGGTCTACGGTGGCTCCGAAGAAGGCCACGACGACGGCCTGTTCACCGTCAAGCCGTTGTAA
- a CDS encoding lysozyme inhibitor LprI family protein: MKSIFLALALIATGVHAAEESDNNPCDAVENDVQTLECSTYSRTTAEDLLKDNYNSLNERMQATYGKNPAQLADITAKLKTAQQQWLKTRDADCAVEAFPATDGSKAFKIAQNDCVARMSDERSEFLESIGQE, encoded by the coding sequence ATGAAATCGATCTTCCTGGCTTTGGCACTGATTGCGACCGGCGTACACGCCGCCGAAGAGTCCGACAACAACCCGTGCGACGCGGTGGAAAACGACGTCCAGACCCTGGAATGCTCGACCTACAGCCGCACCACCGCCGAAGACCTGCTCAAGGACAACTACAACAGCCTGAACGAACGCATGCAGGCGACCTACGGCAAAAATCCCGCGCAACTGGCCGACATCACCGCCAAACTCAAGACCGCCCAGCAACAATGGCTGAAAACCCGCGACGCCGACTGCGCCGTCGAAGCCTTCCCGGCGACGGACGGCAGCAAGGCGTTCAAGATTGCGCAGAATGATTGCGTGGCGCGGATGAGTGACGAGCGGTCGGAGTTTTTGGAGTCGATAGGTCAGGAGTGA
- a CDS encoding choline ABC transporter substrate-binding protein, producing the protein MKRLISSCVLALSGTAFLSASVMAAEPASCQNVRMGVVNWTDVIATSAMTQVLLDGLGYSTKQTSASQQIIFAGIRDQRLDLFLGYWNPLMTQTITPFVDANQVKVLPAPSLKDARATLAVPTYLADKGLKTFADIAKFEKELGGKIYGIEPGSGANTQIKAMIAKNQFGLGKFQLVESSEAGMLAAVDRAVRRKEAVVFFGWAPHPMNVNVQMTYLTGSDDALGPNEGMATVWTVTAPKYAEQCPNVGRLLSNLTFTAEDESRMMQPLLDHKDAFESAKQWLKDHPQDKQRWLEGVTTFDGKPAVENLQLTSK; encoded by the coding sequence ATGAAACGACTGATCAGCAGCTGTGTTCTCGCACTCAGCGGTACCGCGTTTTTAAGCGCCAGTGTCATGGCGGCCGAACCTGCGTCGTGCCAGAACGTGCGCATGGGCGTAGTGAACTGGACCGACGTGATCGCCACCAGCGCCATGACTCAGGTTCTGCTCGACGGCCTCGGCTACAGCACCAAACAGACCAGCGCCTCCCAGCAAATCATCTTCGCCGGCATCCGCGACCAGCGTCTGGATCTGTTCCTCGGCTACTGGAACCCGCTGATGACCCAGACCATCACCCCGTTCGTCGATGCCAATCAGGTCAAAGTCCTTCCGGCGCCGAGCCTGAAAGACGCCCGCGCCACCCTCGCCGTACCGACCTATCTGGCGGACAAGGGCCTGAAAACCTTCGCCGACATCGCCAAGTTCGAGAAAGAACTGGGCGGCAAGATCTACGGCATCGAGCCAGGCTCGGGCGCCAACACCCAGATCAAGGCGATGATCGCCAAAAACCAGTTCGGCCTCGGCAAATTCCAGCTCGTGGAATCGAGTGAAGCCGGCATGCTCGCCGCCGTCGACCGCGCCGTGCGCCGCAAGGAAGCCGTGGTGTTCTTCGGCTGGGCGCCACACCCGATGAACGTCAATGTGCAGATGACTTATCTGACCGGCAGCGACGACGCCCTCGGTCCGAACGAAGGCATGGCCACCGTGTGGACCGTCACCGCGCCGAAATACGCCGAACAATGCCCGAACGTCGGTCGCCTGCTGAGCAACCTGACGTTCACCGCCGAAGACGAGAGCCGGATGATGCAGCCGCTGCTCGATCACAAGGACGCCTTCGAATCGGCCAAGCAATGGCTCAAGGATCACCCGCAGGACAAACAGCGCTGGCTCGAAGGCGTGACCACCTTCGATGGCAAACCGGCGGTTGAAAACCTCCAGCTCACCAGCAAATAA
- a CDS encoding 3-keto-5-aminohexanoate cleavage protein, whose protein sequence is MNHDVIITCALTGAGDTTAKSPHVPVTPKQIAAAAVEAAKAGATVVHCHVRDPQTGKFSRDVALYREVMERIREADVDIIVNLTAGMGGDLEIGPGESPMEFGPNTDLVGPLTRLAHVEELLPEICTLDCGTLNFGDGDTIYVSTPAQLRAGAKRITELGVKAELEIFDTGHLWFAKQMIKEGLLDNPLFQLCLGIPWGAPADTTTMKAMVDNLPADAVWAGFGIGRMQMPMAAQAVLLGGNVRVGLEDNLWLDKGVLATNGQLVERATEILSRLGARVLTPAEGRKKMGLTQRG, encoded by the coding sequence ATGAACCACGACGTCATCATCACCTGCGCACTCACCGGTGCTGGCGACACGACCGCCAAGAGCCCTCACGTGCCGGTCACTCCAAAGCAAATCGCCGCAGCCGCGGTGGAAGCGGCCAAGGCCGGTGCCACCGTCGTGCACTGCCATGTCCGCGACCCGCAGACCGGCAAGTTCAGCCGTGACGTGGCGCTGTACCGCGAAGTCATGGAGCGCATCCGCGAAGCCGACGTCGACATCATCGTCAACCTCACCGCCGGCATGGGCGGCGACCTGGAAATCGGCCCGGGCGAGAGCCCGATGGAGTTCGGTCCGAACACCGATCTGGTGGGCCCGCTGACCCGTCTGGCCCACGTCGAAGAGCTGCTGCCGGAAATCTGCACCCTGGATTGCGGCACCCTGAACTTCGGCGACGGCGACACCATTTACGTCTCCACTCCGGCCCAGCTGCGTGCCGGCGCCAAGCGCATCACCGAGCTGGGCGTGAAGGCGGAGCTGGAGATTTTCGACACCGGTCACCTGTGGTTCGCCAAACAGATGATCAAGGAAGGCCTGCTCGACAATCCGCTGTTCCAGCTGTGCCTGGGCATCCCGTGGGGCGCGCCGGCCGACACCACCACCATGAAAGCCATGGTCGACAACCTGCCGGCCGACGCCGTTTGGGCAGGCTTCGGCATCGGCCGGATGCAGATGCCGATGGCCGCGCAAGCGGTGCTGCTCGGCGGCAACGTGCGGGTAGGCCTGGAGGACAACCTGTGGCTGGACAAAGGTGTGCTGGCGACCAACGGCCAACTGGTCGAACGCGCCACCGAGATCCTCAGCCGCCTCGGCGCCCGGGTGCTGACCCCGGCTGAAGGTCGCAAGAAAATGGGCCTGACCCAGCGCGGCTGA
- a CDS encoding L-carnitine dehydrogenase: MSFITEIKTFAALGSGVIGSGWVARALAHGLDVVAWDPAPGAEAALRKRVANAWGALEKNGLAPGASQDRLRFVATIEECVRDADFIQESAPERLELKLELHSKISAAAKPNALIGSSTSGLLPSEFYESSTHPERCVVGHPFNPVYLLPLVEVVGGKNTAPEAVQAAMKVYESLGMRPLHVRKEVPGFIADRLLEALWREALHLVNDGVATTGEIDDAIRFGAGLRWSFMGTFLTYTLAGGDAGMRHFMSQFGPALQLPWTYLPAPELTDKLIDDVVDGTSDQLGRHSISALERYRDDCLLAVLEAVKTTKEKHGMSFSE; the protein is encoded by the coding sequence ATGAGCTTTATCACCGAAATCAAAACCTTCGCAGCACTGGGCAGCGGCGTCATCGGCAGCGGTTGGGTCGCCCGCGCCCTCGCCCACGGCCTCGACGTGGTGGCCTGGGACCCGGCACCGGGTGCCGAAGCGGCGCTGCGCAAGCGCGTGGCCAACGCCTGGGGCGCGCTGGAGAAAAACGGTCTGGCGCCGGGCGCTTCGCAGGATCGCCTGCGCTTTGTGGCGACCATTGAAGAGTGCGTGCGCGATGCGGATTTCATCCAGGAAAGTGCCCCTGAACGCCTCGAACTGAAACTGGAGCTGCACAGTAAAATCAGCGCGGCGGCCAAGCCCAATGCGTTGATCGGTTCCAGCACTTCGGGCCTGTTGCCGAGCGAGTTTTACGAGAGCTCGACCCACCCGGAACGCTGCGTGGTCGGCCACCCGTTCAACCCGGTTTACCTTCTGCCGCTGGTGGAAGTAGTCGGCGGCAAGAACACCGCGCCGGAAGCGGTTCAAGCGGCGATGAAAGTCTACGAATCCCTCGGCATGCGCCCGCTGCATGTGCGCAAGGAAGTGCCCGGTTTCATCGCCGACCGCCTGCTCGAAGCGCTGTGGCGCGAAGCGCTGCACCTGGTCAACGACGGGGTGGCGACCACCGGTGAAATCGACGATGCGATCCGCTTTGGCGCCGGTCTGCGCTGGTCGTTTATGGGTACGTTCCTGACTTACACCCTGGCCGGTGGCGATGCCGGCATGCGTCACTTCATGTCGCAGTTCGGTCCGGCGCTCCAGCTGCCGTGGACGTACCTGCCGGCACCGGAACTGACCGACAAGCTGATCGACGATGTGGTGGATGGCACCAGCGATCAACTGGGCCGCCACAGTATTTCGGCACTGGAGCGCTATCGTGATGATTGCTTGCTGGCGGTGCTTGAGGCGGTGAAGACCACCAAAGAAAAGCATGGAATGAGTTTCAGCGAGTAA
- a CDS encoding dipeptidase encodes MSPAELHADSIVIDGLIIAKWNRELFEDMRKGGLTAANCTVSVWEGFQATVNNIAASQKLIRENSDLVIPVRTTADIRKAKEQGKTGILFGFQNAHAFEDQIGYVEVFKQLGVGIVQMCYNTQNLVGTGCYERDGGLSGFGREIVAEMNRVGVMCDLSHVGSKTSEEVILESKKPVCYSHCLPSGLKEHPRNKSDEELKFIADHGGFVGVTMFAPFLAKGIDSTIDDYAEAIEYTMNIVGEDAIGIGTDFTQGHGQDFFEYLTHDKGYARRLTNFGKIINPLGIRTVGEFPNLTETLLKRGHSERVVRKIMGENWVNVLKDVWGE; translated from the coding sequence ATGAGCCCAGCCGAATTACACGCCGACAGCATCGTTATCGACGGTCTGATCATTGCCAAATGGAACCGCGAGCTGTTCGAAGACATGCGCAAGGGCGGTCTGACGGCGGCCAACTGCACCGTGTCGGTGTGGGAGGGCTTTCAGGCCACGGTCAACAACATCGCCGCCAGCCAGAAACTGATCCGCGAAAACAGCGACCTGGTGATCCCCGTCCGCACCACCGCCGACATCCGCAAGGCCAAGGAGCAGGGCAAGACCGGCATCCTGTTCGGCTTCCAGAACGCCCATGCGTTCGAAGACCAGATCGGCTATGTCGAGGTGTTCAAGCAGCTCGGCGTCGGCATCGTGCAGATGTGCTACAACACCCAGAATCTGGTGGGCACCGGTTGCTACGAACGTGACGGCGGCCTGTCGGGCTTCGGTCGCGAGATCGTCGCCGAGATGAACCGCGTCGGCGTCATGTGCGACCTGTCCCACGTCGGCTCCAAGACCTCCGAGGAAGTCATCCTCGAATCGAAAAAACCGGTCTGCTATTCCCACTGCCTGCCGTCGGGGCTCAAGGAGCACCCACGCAACAAGTCCGATGAAGAGCTTAAGTTCATTGCCGACCACGGCGGTTTCGTCGGCGTGACCATGTTCGCGCCGTTCCTCGCCAAGGGCATCGATTCGACCATCGACGACTACGCCGAAGCCATCGAATACACCATGAACATCGTCGGTGAAGACGCCATCGGCATCGGCACCGACTTCACCCAGGGTCACGGCCAGGACTTCTTCGAATACCTGACCCACGACAAGGGCTACGCCCGCCGTCTGACCAACTTCGGCAAGATCATCAACCCGCTGGGCATCCGTACCGTCGGCGAGTTCCCGAACCTGACCGAAACCCTGCTCAAGCGCGGCCACTCCGAGCGCGTGGTACGCAAGATCATGGGCGAAAACTGGGTCAACGTCTTGAAAGACGTCTGGGGCGAATAA
- a CDS encoding GlxA family transcriptional regulator — protein sequence MSQDFYFLLMPGFSAIGFISAIEPLRVANRFRGELYRWHVLSADGGAVLASNGMSVNADAALEPLKKGATLLVVAGFEPLKFATSALEHWLRRLDNEGVTLGAIDTGSFVLAEAGLLDGHRLTLHWEAIDAFKEFYPQLSVTQELFEIDRRRITSAGGTASIDLMLDLIAQAHGPQLAIQVSEQFVLGRIRPRKDHQRMEVATRYGISNKKLVHVIGEMEQHSEPPLTTLELAESIKVTRRQLERLFRLHLNDTPSNFYLRLRLEKARQLLRQTDMSVLEVSIACGFESPSYFTRSYRAKFARCPREDRRTAQA from the coding sequence ATGTCCCAGGATTTCTACTTTCTGTTGATGCCGGGTTTTTCCGCCATCGGTTTCATCTCCGCGATCGAACCGCTGCGGGTGGCCAACCGCTTTCGCGGCGAGCTGTACCGCTGGCACGTGTTGAGCGCCGATGGCGGGGCGGTGCTGGCGAGCAACGGAATGTCGGTCAACGCCGACGCGGCGCTGGAGCCGCTGAAGAAAGGGGCGACGCTGCTGGTGGTCGCCGGGTTCGAACCGCTGAAGTTCGCCACCTCGGCGCTGGAGCACTGGCTGCGACGCCTGGACAACGAAGGCGTGACCCTCGGCGCCATCGACACTGGCAGCTTCGTCCTCGCCGAGGCCGGCCTGCTCGATGGCCATCGCCTGACCCTGCACTGGGAGGCCATCGATGCCTTCAAGGAATTTTATCCACAGCTCAGCGTCACCCAGGAGCTGTTCGAGATCGACCGTCGGCGCATCACGTCCGCCGGCGGCACCGCTTCCATTGACCTGATGCTCGACCTGATCGCCCAGGCCCACGGCCCGCAACTGGCGATCCAGGTCAGCGAGCAGTTTGTATTGGGGCGGATTCGTCCGCGCAAGGACCACCAGCGCATGGAAGTCGCGACGCGTTACGGCATCAGCAACAAGAAGCTGGTGCATGTGATCGGCGAAATGGAGCAGCACAGCGAACCGCCGCTGACCACTCTGGAACTGGCGGAATCGATCAAGGTGACGCGGCGGCAACTGGAGCGGTTGTTTCGGCTGCATCTGAATGACACGCCGAGCAATTTCTATCTGCGCTTAAGACTCGAGAAGGCCCGGCAGCTGTTGCGCCAGACCGACATGAGCGTGCTCGAAGTCAGCATCGCCTGCGGGTTTGAATCACCGTCGTATTTCACCCGCAGCTACCGGGCCAAGTTTGCCCGGTGTCCACGGGAAGATCGGCGTACTGCTCAGGCCTGA